The Hevea brasiliensis isolate MT/VB/25A 57/8 chromosome 1, ASM3005281v1, whole genome shotgun sequence DNA segment AAGGGAAAACGCAAGATACAAATTCGGCAGTTTTGTGTTTTTGGTCAATGATGAACCGGGTCTAGACATGATTTTTCCAATATTGAATTGGTTGTTCTACTAAGATTCTTAATTTTGACTGCAGCAAGCAATCAACTGGACGATGACAATCCTTTCTGGAAGGAATCAGATACAAGCAGTGATGGAGATATTAATGATGACAGTTTTGAAAATCCTTTTCATAATGAGGCTGCGAATGTAAATGCAGTAGATAATCCTGTATctcaatttttggaaactgtcCCTGGAAGTGAAAATGGGTCAGCTGGGGATCCCCCAGAGATGTTTCTACCAGGGCTTGTGATTCACCTGGTACCAGAACAAAGAAATGACAATGCGCCTTTGTGGAAAAGCTGGAGATTCCATGAGAGGGCGCAGCATTATAATGCTTATATAGCAAACAGAGAAGACTTCAAAGATATTGTTGTCTCACCAAATATGTTCCTTGATCATCTTCCTTGGAGGTATAACCATTATATTCCTTCTGGTTTAAATTCTCTGTGCCTTGTAGGAATAAgccatttttttattaaatgataatttttcAGATGTCGTGATGCCATGCAAAAGATATTAGAAGCTGAAAATGACGAAGGCCTGCATAATGAAGTTCAAATTGTGTGAGTTATGTTCACTGTAGTTGATACAAAAGCTGCAGTTTTCTTTCATGATCTCCTTTGTAGCACTTACTCTCTGCCATTCTGGAAAGGAGCTGAGTGTCTGCAATCTAGTTAGATAATCCAAGAGAGAGAAACTAACCAAGATCCACTAGTGGATCTTATGAGCACCCATGATCCAAATGAAAAAAATGTATAGTATTCTATGCTGATACTGTTGTAGAGCATATTTTGCTTAATGTTTTAATATACAAAATTCAATCATTTATAGCCATTCTATTGGAAAAATTGTTAAGACAATGAATCCCCGTTATAGtcttcatgctgcacttttttttttctttttttttattggatTTGACATGCAATTGAATTTCTATCAGATCACTTGTTCTTGAGAAGCGTTGCCTTGCTGATATCCTCTTAATGTTATCATATCTCCAACAATCTTGACCCTCTAATCCAAAGTACAATATATAATCGTCAGCTTCCATATTCAAACGACCAAATCCTGCAATGGTTTCTTATCATGTCCATGGAACTCTGAAGTCCTTTCCCACTATCCTTTGGTCTTTGAAATACCCTTCACAAGTTGAAACCGATGTGTCTATATCGcgtgttaaatataaataagttgTGCCAGGGAGAATTTCTAGGGTATCACCACAATTTCATGTCAGATTTGACATGAAATAGAAAATACATATTCTTATAAATAAATACATATAtgcaaatatataattattattgttattttaacAAAACATATaagataattataaatttttatgatCCATCCATATTTATATATTCACTTATTaggacctatatatatatatatatatatatatatattattgtaaaaatcacacccacacaaaataaaaaatataaaatttaacatgATTCAATGTAAGCCTACTCTACTAACAGAtccactataaaaaaaaaataattaattataaccactaattatttttttttactctCAAAATTCAGTATACTTCTCCACAGTAATAGAGCCAGGAATTTAATTGAGGGGGTCCaaattaaaatatgtaatttgTAAAAATAATATACATAAACAAATATATATTGATAAAAAAGAAAGAAGTGGCGAGAGAGGTGAAAGTgacaaattacaaaaaaaaataggTTCCTTTTTGTCAGCAGAGCTGTAAGAATGAGTGATGCagctattttaaaaaaattttaaaattagagaGTGAAATTACCAATATGccctcaaaatttttcaaaattttagggGGGCCCAGTGCCCCCCTTGGCCCAGTGCTGGCTTCGTCTATGCTTCTCCATTTTGTGTGTTCTTTACAATACAATATAATGGCCAACCAACTACACAAATATATAGGCCACTAAAAACTAGTCCTTTTGAGgctctaattattaaatttcataatttaaattctgttaaacttcctaaactaattaCACTTCCtaattgtaattggacttggactctaacaatcTCCACGTCCAAGTCAAATGGAATTAGTCTTCACAATTTCTGCAAAAGTCAATTTCCCCTTGGATACTTTCTTACACTATTGATTGTTGATGTTGCCTTTTACCTCAATTTACATTCTTCTTATCAATATGCTTTCTTCTAGTTTTCAGAGATTCTTTGTACCAATCTTCTCATCCTTCATGATCACAAGAGTACCTTGTCTAACTCTAATGACTTCATAATGAATAGAACACCTATAATCCAAAGAATCCAACTTACCTaaggaaattaagttcctttcaaaTTTGGGAATATACCTCACTTCATTGAATAATTTCACACGATCACCATGCAGCTTGATATTCACTCTTCCAACACCTTCAACCTCCATCTTGTTCCCATTggctagcttcattttctctcctttgtTTTCTTCAAACACATCAAACCACTCCTTTTTTTTTAGTAAATATGAAATGGGGAAAATAGAATCCATTAACTACTCATCTTGTAATGAATCTTTTTTATCATTATCCACATTTAAATATTCATTGTCAACACCATTGTCAATTACAATTGTAGtagtttcttctttttcttttttatgattCTTCTTGAATTGTTTAAACTCTGTAAGATCTTCCTTCATCTTCATATAATGGTATTGAATGTGGTCTTTCTCATGACAAAAGTAGTATTCTCTATCTTCAAGGTCTACCTGTGGTCTTGAGCTCAATCTAATATTTCTTCTCCAATTGTTTGCATGTAGATTACTTCTACCATGACTAGAACTAGCAACAAAAGCTCCATCTTTATTGCTATTACCTGTCTTCTTAAACTTCTCATCATCCAAGATAACTGTGGTAATCTACTCCACCATCGAAGTCTCCTTCCCAACAATTAAGACTGTCACTAAGCTTTTATAAGATTGTGGGAGAGAGGTTAAAAGTAAGAGAGTTTTATCTTCTTCATCAGCCTTCGCAATAACACTAGCCAAttggataattaatttattgaaaatattaaAGTGATCCCTCACATCAGTACATTTCTCTATTCTGAGTTGATACAGCTCCTTCTTTAAGTATAAGCGATTTGTGAGTGACTTTGACATGTACAAACTCTTGAATTTCTTCTACAAAATAATGGCGAAGTCTCCTCCAAGACATTGTACTTCACAATATGGGCTAACTCAATCGAATCATACTCACTACCTTTGTTGAAGCTCTTCCTAATCATCATCTTTCATGGTTGCCGGTTGCTTCTCGTTCAACGCTTTAATTAATCCTTGTTGTATAATGAAATCCTTCACAGTGCTTTGTCATAGATTGACATTATTTTTCCCATCAAATAGCTCTACCTCAAATTTTGTGTTTACCATCTCGAACCATAGTTTGATACCATATGTTTGTGAAAATCACACACATACAAAAcaaagaacacaaaatttaacgtggttcagTGTAAGCCTACTCCACCAACAAATCCACTATCAAGAAAAAAGTTACAgtaactaattatttttctcaccctcaaaatTATTTAAACAAAACTCACAGAATTCAATACACCTTTCCACTATTTAAAAcaacattttaaaaaattattcaatATGATTGAGAAGAGCTATTGTTTGTATGAACAATACCAAAAAAAATAGCTTGAAAATTTGTTTAATTCTAAAAAAATGGATTGAAAATTTGTttaattccaaaaaaaaaaagcttgaaaattgtttagccaaataaaaaatttttaaatttatgaattttaaactctaaattttaaatcaaatatttaaatttaaattctaaaatCCAAACACTACCCAAAAAGCAAAATTATATTTGGATTACTTGGGAGTGTGAAAGAATTAATTGTTGGTAGAGACTTGTTAATTTCAGTTAGGTTTTTTATTAATTGCCAAAAAGCAAAATTATATTTGGATTACTTGGGAGTGTGAAAGAATTAATTGTTGGCACAGAGTTGTTAATTTCAATTTGGTTTGATGTGTAAGTGTGAAATACTGTCCAATTCCAATCTTTGCATAAAGCGGCATTGAAGTGCAGCATTTGTTTAACCATTTAGAAGAAACAAAAATTGCAGTGCAGCAGCATTGAAGTACTGCTCTTTCAAGTCCTGAGTAAATAATTTCTTGATTCGTACATCCGATGGAAACATGGACTACTTTTTTATGATCTTTCTATCATTCAAACCGACCATTTCATCACCCATGTGACATGATGTCATCCTTTGACATCATATATAGGGAAAGGAAGAAACAAAAATTATTAAAACTGAATGTAATGTGAAAAATTTACGTGATGAGGATGAGAAAAGTCAAGAGCGTAAAAACACTAGTACTAGTAGCGTTTTAATGTCCAAACGCTATTAACAATAGCGTTCAAACAAATCGTAAAAAatggaagctattcaaatttttaaaaaaaaaaaaaaaagctggacgctacttatagtagcgtccagcttttgtttaaatttttttaatattttaaataaaatataaatattattttaataaataatattataataattaatattatatattataatatttttattataaaaaattatttttttatttaaaattaaataaaaaattaaaatataaaatattattataataaaaaaattaaatgaaaacctGAACGCTACTTTTCagcttcttatttaattttttaattattttatttttatattttaaataaaaaaaattataatatataattttaattattatactattatttattaaaataatatttatatttttatttaaaatataaaataaaataattaaaaataaaatctggacgctattataaatagcgtccatattttttattttaatttttaatttttttattataataatattttatattttaattttttatttaattaaaatttaattttaaattaaaaaataattttttataataaaaatattataatatataatattaattattataatattatttattgaaataatatttatattttatttaaaatataaaaataaaataattataaaaattaaataagaagttgcacgctactataagtagtgtccagattttcatttaatttttttaatttttttattataataatattttaaattttaattttttatttaattaaaatttaattttaaattaaaaaataattttttgtaataaaaatattataatatataatattaattattataatattatttattgaaataatatttatcttttatttaaagtattaaaaaatattaaaacaaaGGCTGGACGCTACTATCAGTAGCGTccagctttctttttttttctgagACGCTATTTTTCGCCTCGCGTCCCAACTAAAAATGTTATTTTGACTCGCGTCTGTATTTTCAACTCACCCTGTTcttgtaatttttaaatttttaaaccttttttcatattttctttctcATGACACCCTCGCACAGTAATTAACCCCAGAACATGCCAAGTAGAGATAcaagttatttattttttaattatttattttttaatttaattttttattttattaaattttaatttaattttaaattaaaaataatatttataataaaaatttaaaatatataatattgaatattataattttatttattaaaataatatttttaatttatttaaaatataaaataaaataattaaaaatttaaagaaaaattggacactatttatagtagcgtccaatttttcttaaatttttttaattatttatttttttaattttaatttttattttattaaattttaatttaattttaaattaaaaataatatttataataaaaatattataatatatattattaaatattataattttatttattaaaataatatttatattttatttaaaatataaaataaaataattaaaaattaaaaaaaaggttgaacgctactataagtagcgtccaacctttaaattttttttttaattaattttttattatttaaaggaaagctggacgctattttgaatagcgtacAGCTTTCCTTTCAAACTTTTCATCCGGACGCTATTTATAATAGTGTCCGGACGTTAAAAATGCTATTATAGTTAGCGTCTTACACTCAGTCCGTCCACCTCAGCACAATTTATTCCTTTTTGGTAATTAATTTCAAACTCACCTGTTTTGataaaattttgtttttgatTACCCCTTAaccctcatatatatatatatatatatatatatatatatatatatatatatatatatatatatatatatatatatatatatatatatatatatatattatggcgtatttttgttgaccaatataaGTGGCACGTGTTGATGATATCATTCTTATTGAAGAGCATGtaatatatgtatataaaatAGAAAGATgttattaaaataatgatatatttttttaagaatttaTCATGGGTCATGttctattaatattattattattattattatttataatattattttaatatttattaattaaattattatgtttttaaatttttaatttttaaaaattaaaattttttgtgaTTAAATGtagtatataaaattatttatattatttttttataaatttatttatataaaactaTTTTTTACCAATATcactaataacaataataataataataatagttaaaaataaaaaataatttaaaatatgacAACAATAATAGTAAAAGGTTATTAATgactattaatttaaaaaaaattgataattaatttGTGATTTTATAATTAGccatgttaaaatatttttattatattattatatctttattatttttattatgaaatttttgttaaaaaatttaaaaataaaaagtgtaatttacataaaaagttataaaaataaaatatagtgaTTTGACTTACTTATAATTAATCTCCtgaaaactttatttttttttcacaagcctcagactactgaaatttcacattcttctatgtcaacttagttaaaggtgctgcaatatgagagaagtcttgaacaaaccgtctataataccctgctaaacccaagaaactacgaatctctgacacagttgtgggtctaggccaatgaagcactgcctcaactttcttcttatcaacgcacaccccatccttcgatactgtatggcctaggaaagccacactatctaaccagaactcacattttgagaacttggcatatagcttgtgttctcgtaaggtctgaaggacaattctcaaatgctgctcatgctcctccttactctttgagtacactagaatgtcatcgatgaacactataacaaattgatctaagaaaggcttgaaaactctattcatgagatccataaaagcggccggagcatcggtaagaccaaaagacattacaagaaattcatagtgtccatacctagtcctaaaggccgtcttgagtatgtcttctttcttgatcctcaattgatgatacccagatcgaagatcaatcttggaaaaatactttgcaccttaaagttggtcaaacaggtcatctatgcgtggaagaggatacttattacgcacagttaccttattcaattgcttataatcaatgcacattctcaaagacccatccttcttccgtacaaataacacaggagcaccccatggagaaacactagggcgaataaaccccttatctagtaggtccagtagttgctccttcaactccttaagttctgcgggtgccatacgataaggtggcatagatatgggctcagttccaggaactaagtctataccaaactctacctcttgctccgggggtaaacctgataaatcttctggaaacacatcaggaaactccttaaccactgcaacattctccaaatctgcaccttctacctgaacatctctaacataagctagataccctttacacctctttcgtaataatcgtctagcactcactatggagataagattactaaaggccatactgcgatctccctgaaattgaaattctgcctccccaggaattttaaagagtacaactttattataacaatccaatgaaacgtgataagtggctaaccaatccatgcctaaaatcacatcaaactcaaacatatccaaagaaacaagatctgcagctaattccctatctccaatgtgcactatacatcccctatacaccatatcagtgtctattgtaTTCCCCATAGGTGTTcatacagataaaggatactctaacaaaataggtggtgtactaaatatcGTGAAAAAGTATGAAGAAACAAAGGAATGGTTGTGCCCtagtcttagccataggcgtctgttcagatgtctgattaatagtttgagggggtacctcccttgttggatcaaggtttgcaccattaagacccttgacccaagctctcctcttacgtttaacagactcaggcacttattcattttaataaacaagtattaaatttgaaaatgtgtgccaaattaagacaggtgaaaaagtacgaaggacgcagatatctgaagcaatgataaactgaaaagacgttaaggatcctatgctccgcaagtttactagaccttaaccgagctctgataccaactttgtcacgacccaaaattctgaaccgtgaccggcgcataatttaagtattcttaaatcatgcaagccttatcagagtatcttgaatgaatatattgtcacttactaatcccaaaaatagacaaaatctaaataaacaaaatgctgaataaacataataaatatcccataggtaaactgcggagtctctacagatttcaataaaaacttaaactgttcaataaaccaaactaattattagcccgagaaaacacgaattcgggcataccatgagaataaatcaaagttgtccctctccagaaaattgactgaatatttggatcagctgcagaattctactgatctgaaacagataacagacagagaaaacgtggtttgagctagatgctcagtgaatgataattatagcacacaacggaataggaacaggcagacgcttgattaatttcacaataaattttatattcaataaaatcatgctcatgctgtcaaaaatcattaataaaataacttcataaaacatatatatataagaaattcattcaataaaaattttatggtacagtgcaccagggtgatgataccccacatcaccaaaggccagatggtaagcgcgctaccagatatcagatactttcctcctccttcacagatatcaatgcatatgatactaatgcaaaccataaactgcaatgatgcatgactcgacaatgcaacctaataccgtgatagtccacacggcggggccagataacagaacagatactgggcacaggtaccaattcaaaacagaaaaccaatttgtacaaatcaatcaaaatcattaaaaaatttcagatagcaattaataactgatagtgcaattccaatagagtATTTCAATAggttcagagagtcaataaaatcaaatcaatctcaaatcaattcaataaaatcaaatcaatctcaaatcaattcagtaacacatcggtaaattttatagtcaaatatcaatcaatataaatacattaaaggcctgttcccgaaatcctaatgggtctaatgcagagatagttgacaaaatcaattatttaataaaaaccgagataaaattcaataataaaataaaactctagaaaatcacatataaaatcattattaaaatattgatttaaaatttcatttaataacaaacttaatgctaagaaattttaaaagggacaaaaacggtgccatgtactataattaccactcacctgaaaccttcaagacaataattattttcaatggaagagagacaatttcaactgactgacttaatatttgaatctcctacatacccaaaatataaaagaaaaatattaaataataatagaataaaataacttttatatatatatatatatatagggatgAACAGTGAGGCACCGAAGATGAACAGGGATGGGACGGGGAAGCACCGGAgtccatatatatataatgaacagTAATGAACAGTGGTGAGACGGGGAAGCACCgaagtctatatatatatatatatataatgaacagTGATGGGACGGGGAAGCACTACAGGGATGGACGCTTCAATTTCtgccgatatatatatatatatatatatatatatatatatatatatatatatatatatatatatatataaatttaaagatattttctcacagtaattatgatcaatccaATTCGGTACCAGTAGTCAAAgagaagaaaaattaatttataaaatagttgcaacagtttaaggagagaaaataaaaattaaattcaccaattattgaacaaagaacggaaatttttactttgaaaacaTAATCCAAGGTGatgaattgaaaaataaaaatttaagaattatttttGCACATCAaattataaatcgtaaatttatatataaatgtatatgtataataataaataaaagattatgaaaatacctgttgagagtatttggtaggaaaaggaggtgacaaacaggttttgagagcaaagtttagtagaagagatgattagggtatatatatatttcaagagttctattaggtgtagaatgggataagagttattattgaactgggttgttcagattgcagatatatattaaatttcaaaaataatatatatatatatatatatatatatatatatatatatctaaaaataaataagcagaccatctaataaaatatatattttttataaatatattaaattattgttagctaattaaaataaaataataataaataataattgtatatgggttttcacatagTTAGTCCTAAACTAAACTATATACACATAAGTAATATGCAATATAGTGAATAAAAATGGCAATTGTTCTCAAACCCACTCCCACTGACCCTGTACGCAATAAATTTTTTCTGACCCCAACTCAACCTTGATATTGTGGCGAGGCAATGACAGAGACAAGGTCTCCTTAAGTCATTGAATGTGAAGTTGAGGAAGGGGGAGGTCGGACTGTATGACATGAACGAATCGCAATTGCTAAGCTAAAGAGCTTGGCTGAAAGGGGCCGTTTTCGTGTGGCCCCTTTGATCACTCGGGATGTAAACATCTATCAGGGCTTAATGGAGAGAGGAGTTGCTTTGGTGGGACCAATGGTGGAGGGCAAGCCTGCTAGGGATATGCCTCAAGAGACCAGGCGAGAGGGTATATCTTCAAACTTTGCCTTATATgactagtatatatatatatatcactaaaaataagtgattttaattattcaattttataatttaaattttattaaattttttaaactaattatactttctaattttaattacacTTATATATTGAATTGTTATTTCATGtaagatatattatataaaatcactgatttattatataatttatccaTGTGAGTGTGGCTTAAGGATCACATTTCGACTTCACAACTCATACTCGGGCAATATAGAGAAATGTgcccttattttttttttaatggagccCATGGTGAAAAataattttcctttattttttattattataaccaaataaaagaaaataagttattttattaaaaatacaaTCGAAATTACTTGCATGATGTTGCAAATTGTTaccattatttttttataaaatttaattaataataaaaataaaattattaattgataaaaattcttatttcttttattttatgaaaataagCTTTTCTTTTATTTGTCTCAAATTGAAATTCAATTCCTTTTTAAAAAGTAGTTAATTTATTAGTTTttgaatattatatatttaatgtatattcttattaataaatatttcaattaattATAATGAGAGTAATTAATATCAGTCATTTAGTATTAGTAGAATGCATATttgaaataaataagtaaaatttactatttttatatattaaaacttcattactaaaaaatatttttttaagtatatttatttaaaacaacatttaaaaaaaaattgtttaataTGATTGAGAAGGGCTATTGTTTGTATGAACAATACCAAAGAAAAAAAATAGCTTGAAAAATTGTTTAATTCTAAAAAAATGAATTGAAAATTTGTTTAGTTCTAAAAAAATAGCTTGAAAATTGTTTAGCCAAATAaaagatttttaaatttatgaattttaaattctaaattttaagtcaaatatttgaaattcaaaattaaatttaaattctaaaatCCAAACACAACCCAAAAAGCAAAATTATATTTGAATTAATGGTTGGTAGAGAGATTTGTTAATTTCAGTTAGGTTTTTGATCTGTTAAGTGTGAAACACTATCCAATTCCAATCTTTGTAAATAGTGGCATTGAAGTGCAGCATTTGTTTGACCATTTGaccattgaatttaaattaagaaattaatttatttattagaaaattaagaaatttaagcacaaattttaatttttaaattaaattaaatttaaaattaaattttttattaatttaataaaaaaattaaaaataaaataaattaaacttcTGGGGGGCAAAATCAAACATATTGCCgtaaaattttccaatgtttcctcGTTGCTTCAGAGATGTGACTAATAGAAGTTGTTTACTTGCTGGCTGTTGGAGTTATAGAGAAATGGGCACATCTTGTTGTTTGGTCTGTTGCACACGTTAACACTTTTCTTTTGGGAAAATATTTTGTCGACCACATGATATTGTTAGATTGGAAGTTGGAACATGATTTTGCACTTGTCAAGCCCACAATGAAACTGATTAGGGCGTGTTTGGCCTCTCCGAAGTCAAACGCT contains these protein-coding regions:
- the LOC131183131 gene encoding uncharacterized protein LOC131183131; this encodes MEERTYQEESRSAEARGAKSPYQGAEEESYLGEVEMKAKSSGFLSSLLGAGCECDGYNIYVVGHSLGGAIATLLGLRLYGQYPNLHVYAYGPLPCVDSVIAEACSEFVTSIIHDNEFSARLSVGSILRLRAAAIMALSEDSKTDTAFIFRLACRFLYISKWQRGIEVKDPSELHSPPTTVEDQNYVRKGKRKIQIRQFCVFASNQLDDDNPFWKESDTSSDGDINDDSFENPFHNEAANVNAVDNPVSQFLETVPGSENGSAGDPPEMFLPGLVIHLVPEQRNDNAPLWKSWRFHERAQHYNAYIANREDFKDIVVSPNMFLDHLPWRCRDAMQKILEAENDEGLHNEVQIVSLVLEKRCLADILLMLSYLQQS